One genomic region from Desulfurispira natronophila encodes:
- the queD gene encoding 6-carboxytetrahydropterin synthase QueD, producing MFELKVTEEFASAHNLRNYQGKCENIHGHNYVVNLYVQGKELQHNEMLVDFKILKNILRTIMDYLDHKYLNDIAPFDKWNPTGENIARYIYGEASRMLLEKGINNAWVGKVEVYETSTSSATYWE from the coding sequence ATGTTTGAGCTAAAGGTAACTGAAGAGTTTGCCAGTGCCCACAACTTACGAAACTATCAGGGCAAGTGTGAAAATATCCATGGCCACAACTACGTCGTCAACCTTTATGTGCAAGGTAAAGAGCTTCAGCACAACGAAATGCTGGTTGACTTTAAAATTCTAAAGAATATTTTGCGCACCATAATGGACTATCTGGATCATAAATATCTCAACGACATCGCCCCTTTCGACAAGTGGAATCCTACAGGAGAAAACATCGCTCGTTACATCTACGGTGAAGCGAGCCGCATGCTGCTGGAGAAAGGGATAAACAACGCCTGGGTCGGAAAGGTGGAAGTTTATGAAACCAGTACCTCAAGTGCTACTTACTGGGAATAA
- the ftsY gene encoding signal recognition particle-docking protein FtsY, whose translation MAFLKKIFSGKTGTDPEESNVSAEAASMTPAEPAVKPGMFQRLKSRLTRTSSTIVDRIENLVPGRTEIDDEMLDEIEEILFAADLGVKTTTEVMDRVRTNLGRRLKVPADLRPFLRDELLSMISVTGSGDDTEVRQPPEVILIIGVNGSGKTTTTGKLAYNYIKQGKKVVLAAADTFRAAAIEQLQMWAERSKAHLIKHQHGADPSAVAYDATKSALSREADILIIDTAGRLHTKSNLMDELGKIARVVSRDIHGAPHETWLVLDGTSGQNALNQARQFLQTVNITGFILTKLDSTSKGGAIISIIRELKVPVKYIGIGEDLEDLQPFDAERFIDAIFGENDQPSQESKYV comes from the coding sequence GTGGCCTTTTTAAAAAAAATATTTTCTGGCAAAACAGGCACCGATCCAGAAGAAAGCAATGTCAGCGCAGAAGCAGCGAGTATGACACCAGCCGAGCCAGCAGTGAAGCCAGGAATGTTTCAGAGGCTCAAGTCGCGTCTTACACGAACAAGCAGTACCATTGTAGATCGCATAGAAAACCTAGTTCCCGGACGCACTGAAATCGACGATGAGATGCTGGACGAAATTGAAGAAATACTTTTTGCTGCCGACCTGGGAGTAAAGACAACTACCGAGGTTATGGACAGAGTTCGAACTAACTTAGGACGCCGCTTAAAGGTTCCTGCAGATTTGAGACCTTTTTTACGGGATGAACTCCTGTCCATGATCAGTGTGACTGGTAGTGGAGACGACACTGAAGTCCGACAACCACCAGAAGTCATCCTTATTATAGGAGTTAATGGCTCCGGTAAAACCACCACCACAGGCAAATTGGCCTATAACTATATAAAACAGGGTAAAAAAGTAGTACTAGCCGCAGCCGATACCTTTCGCGCCGCCGCAATTGAGCAACTACAAATGTGGGCCGAGCGTAGCAAAGCACACCTGATCAAACATCAACACGGTGCTGACCCATCAGCCGTAGCCTACGATGCCACCAAATCTGCACTTTCACGTGAAGCCGATATATTAATTATAGACACCGCTGGTCGGCTTCACACGAAAAGCAATCTGATGGATGAACTAGGCAAGATTGCACGAGTCGTCTCCCGCGATATTCATGGTGCGCCCCACGAAACATGGCTTGTTTTAGATGGAACCAGTGGCCAAAATGCTTTGAATCAGGCTCGGCAATTTTTACAAACTGTTAATATAACCGGTTTTATACTCACGAAACTGGACAGCACATCCAAGGGTGGAGCTATCATCAGTATTATTCGAGAACTTAAAGTGCCAGTAAAATATATAGGTATTGGCGAGGATCTTGAAGACCTCCAGCCTTTTGATGCTGAACGCTTTATCGATGCAATTTTCGGTGAGAACGATCAACCCTCACAGGAGAGTAAATATGTTTGA
- the hemL gene encoding glutamate-1-semialdehyde 2,1-aminomutase — MKSKKLFERAINCIPGGVNSPVRAFASVEADPVFIDSAYGSKIKDVEENEYIDYVGSWGPMILGHGYPSVVDALLRQMVKGISYGAPTELEVELAQMVCERVPSVELVRMVNSGTEATMSAIRVARGYTKRDKIVKFEGCYHGHSDGLLVKAGSGALTYGVPTSPGVPEDYAKNTLTAQFNDLESVKELFVQNEGEIACVILEPVPGNMGVIEPTKEFLSGLRHLTQSYGSLLVFDEVMSGFRLSPAGFQGLSDVMPDLTTFGKVIGGGLPVGAYGGKQEIMSLVSPAGPVYQAGTLSGNPLAMVAGIETLKATAAPDFYSKLGQTSSIIAQGMSDILKEAGVAHVLNQLGSMFTIFFTERSQVTNFADATSSDTKRFGAYFRNMLQNGVYLPASQFEACFVSGAHSEKDVDATLEACRKATKTL; from the coding sequence ATGAAATCCAAAAAGCTATTTGAACGTGCGATCAACTGTATTCCTGGTGGTGTCAACTCTCCAGTGAGGGCTTTTGCTTCAGTGGAAGCAGATCCGGTTTTTATTGATTCAGCGTACGGCTCGAAGATCAAGGATGTAGAGGAAAACGAATATATAGACTACGTTGGTTCATGGGGTCCTATGATTCTGGGGCACGGTTATCCGTCAGTGGTGGATGCATTGTTGCGCCAGATGGTCAAGGGAATTAGTTATGGTGCCCCCACTGAGTTGGAAGTCGAGTTGGCTCAGATGGTGTGCGAGCGAGTCCCTTCAGTTGAGTTAGTGCGAATGGTTAATAGTGGCACAGAGGCGACTATGAGTGCTATTCGTGTTGCTCGTGGTTATACCAAGCGCGACAAAATTGTCAAATTTGAAGGGTGTTATCACGGCCATAGTGATGGCCTGCTGGTCAAAGCAGGCAGTGGTGCTCTGACCTATGGCGTTCCAACAAGTCCTGGTGTACCAGAGGATTATGCCAAAAATACACTGACTGCTCAATTCAATGACCTGGAAAGCGTTAAGGAGCTTTTTGTTCAGAATGAAGGCGAAATCGCCTGTGTGATACTGGAGCCAGTGCCTGGCAATATGGGGGTTATTGAGCCAACTAAAGAGTTCCTGTCAGGTCTGCGGCATCTGACCCAGAGCTATGGAAGTCTTCTTGTTTTTGATGAAGTTATGAGTGGCTTTCGGCTTTCGCCAGCTGGTTTCCAGGGACTTTCTGATGTTATGCCTGATCTGACAACTTTTGGTAAGGTTATTGGTGGAGGTTTGCCGGTAGGTGCGTATGGTGGCAAGCAGGAAATTATGTCACTGGTAAGCCCTGCTGGTCCTGTATATCAGGCAGGTACCCTTTCTGGTAATCCCTTGGCAATGGTAGCTGGTATCGAAACCTTAAAAGCGACTGCTGCCCCAGATTTTTACAGCAAACTTGGTCAAACCAGCTCTATTATTGCTCAGGGCATGTCAGATATTTTGAAGGAAGCAGGGGTTGCCCATGTTCTTAATCAATTAGGGAGTATGTTCACTATCTTTTTCACAGAGCGTAGCCAGGTAACAAACTTTGCAGACGCTACCAGCAGTGACACCAAGCGCTTTGGTGCCTATTTCCGTAACATGCTCCAAAATGGTGTTTATCTGCCTGCGAGTCAATTTGAGGCCTGTTTTGTGAGTGGTGCACATAGTGAAAAAGACGTGGATGCGACACTTGAAGCCTGTCGCAAGGCGACCAAAACTTTGTAA
- a CDS encoding S8 family peptidase, with protein MAQQAGTALRVRRPMAGNAHLIDLDSPLGIEEAYQVATRLMSDPAVEYAEPNVRFRHAAVVPNDPLYYEQWHLYEQPGIGSNIAGAWSMTTGDPTTVIAVIDTGLVPHGDIGTYFDGSGRILPGYDFYDNNSDPSDPGDWSSSEQSSWHGTHTTGIINALSDNNKGVTGINWHASTLPVRVLGSSGGYLSDIAEAIYWSAGLSVPGVGNNPHPAQIINLSLQYNASTCPSLLQNAIDAAYQAGSILVSAAGNSSRNARSSSPANCRNTLTVASTNQQGDRSSFSNYGEIVDISAPGSGIYATLNTGAREPVTTPSGDSYGVMSGTSMATPIVSGVISLMLAVNPDMKYYEIVEILSHTAYPFAPGSDCYTRGCGAGIIDGTEAVRAAANPGELESIRLHKWQEALLVEIEQLKSKLPGLHDSITQDIATELREKHDQLLGTTLTVKLLESMEQDLQFIRIEIDRLQDELERRRTSTTYSLTGKPQPSSSNGGCTPGGSGFADATLPITFSFATLYLLGRARKDK; from the coding sequence ATGGCTCAGCAGGCGGGCACAGCACTTCGTGTGCGCAGACCCATGGCTGGCAATGCCCACCTCATTGATCTTGACTCACCTCTAGGTATTGAAGAAGCATACCAGGTGGCAACACGTTTAATGAGTGATCCAGCGGTGGAGTACGCTGAGCCAAATGTGCGCTTTCGTCATGCAGCTGTTGTCCCGAATGACCCTCTATACTATGAGCAATGGCACCTCTATGAGCAACCAGGAATTGGCTCTAATATAGCTGGTGCATGGAGTATGACCACCGGTGATCCCACCACAGTGATTGCAGTCATTGATACTGGCTTAGTACCTCATGGGGATATTGGTACGTATTTTGACGGCAGTGGTCGCATACTTCCTGGTTATGACTTTTATGACAACAATAGCGATCCAAGCGATCCTGGTGATTGGAGTTCCAGCGAACAAAGCTCTTGGCATGGAACCCATACGACCGGTATTATCAACGCCCTAAGCGACAACAACAAGGGTGTCACAGGCATTAACTGGCACGCCAGCACTCTGCCGGTACGAGTCTTAGGTAGCAGTGGTGGATACTTGTCTGATATAGCTGAAGCTATTTATTGGTCGGCTGGCTTAAGTGTTCCTGGAGTTGGCAACAATCCCCACCCGGCTCAAATAATTAACTTAAGCTTGCAATACAACGCTTCGACATGCCCATCTTTGCTGCAAAACGCTATAGATGCAGCATATCAAGCAGGCTCAATCCTAGTATCCGCTGCCGGAAACTCCAGTCGTAATGCGAGATCATCATCTCCAGCCAATTGCAGAAATACTCTTACCGTCGCGTCAACAAATCAGCAAGGTGATCGATCCTCCTTCAGCAACTACGGGGAGATAGTAGATATCAGTGCACCAGGAAGTGGCATATACGCTACTCTGAATACTGGAGCTCGTGAGCCCGTAACAACCCCCAGTGGTGACAGCTATGGTGTGATGAGCGGCACCAGTATGGCAACACCAATTGTTAGTGGAGTGATATCTTTAATGTTAGCCGTCAATCCAGATATGAAATACTATGAAATTGTAGAAATATTAAGTCATACAGCCTATCCTTTTGCTCCAGGATCTGATTGTTACACCCGTGGTTGTGGCGCTGGCATAATTGACGGAACAGAGGCGGTCAGGGCTGCAGCAAACCCTGGGGAGCTGGAAAGTATCAGACTGCACAAATGGCAAGAAGCACTATTGGTTGAGATTGAGCAGCTCAAATCAAAGTTACCAGGATTACATGATTCAATAACGCAAGATATAGCAACTGAGTTGAGAGAAAAGCATGATCAACTTCTTGGTACAACGCTAACTGTGAAGCTACTCGAGAGCATGGAGCAAGATTTACAATTCATAAGGATTGAAATAGATCGTTTACAAGATGAGCTTGAACGTCGACGTACTTCAACAACATACAGTCTAACGGGTAAACCACAGCCATCCAGTAGTAACGGTGGGTGCACCCCAGGTGGCAGTGGTTTTGCCGATGCTACACTGCCCATAACTTTTTCATTTGCAACCCTTTATTTACTAGGGCGTGCACGGAAAGACAAGTAA
- a CDS encoding arylesterase, which yields MRRFLLVIILSLFLAVSLRAETTIVVLGDSLSAAYGIPPEKGWVTLLQEHLEQQGYSHQVINASINGETTAGGLARIDTLLQRHNPELLILELGGNDGLRGTSLDTIRSNLESMINRSYNSGAQVLLVGMQIPPSYGARYTREFSAIYQELSSIYNTPIVTDWLNEVGQDPTLMQSDGIHPNVKAQPYLLESIWKELESLLRADS from the coding sequence ATGCGACGTTTCCTCTTGGTCATCATTCTATCTCTTTTCCTGGCAGTATCATTGCGGGCCGAAACGACCATTGTCGTATTAGGCGACAGCCTGAGTGCTGCTTACGGCATACCCCCGGAAAAAGGGTGGGTCACTTTACTACAAGAGCACCTGGAGCAGCAAGGCTATAGCCACCAGGTCATAAATGCCAGTATCAATGGAGAGACCACTGCTGGAGGATTGGCTCGTATTGACACGCTGTTGCAGCGTCATAACCCGGAGCTGTTAATTCTTGAACTTGGCGGCAATGACGGTTTGAGAGGAACATCACTGGATACTATACGCAGCAACCTGGAATCGATGATCAACCGTTCATATAACTCTGGGGCCCAGGTCCTGCTGGTGGGCATGCAGATTCCTCCCAGCTATGGGGCCCGTTATACACGTGAGTTCTCCGCTATCTACCAAGAACTATCCAGCATCTACAACACCCCCATCGTAACTGATTGGTTAAATGAGGTAGGACAAGACCCTACACTCATGCAGTCCGATGGAATTCATCCGAACGTCAAGGCTCAGCCGTATCTATTAGAGTCGATTTGGAAGGAGCTGGAGTCTCTATTACGAGCAGACAGCTGA
- a CDS encoding ABC transporter ATP-binding protein: protein MQTLKNNWAVAAHGLEKIVPVAEGNLTIVAGVSLEINSGQSVAITGVSGSGKTTLLSLLAGLDTPTAGKVTLAGQTISAMNEDERAQVRLQHVGFVFQAFHLLPHLNALENVMLPLELAGKPHPRKRSLDMLKRVGLKERSTHFPTHLSGGEQQRVALARAFAVEPSILFADEPTGNLDGGNSEAVAQLLFSLNQEHDTTLVLVTHDMELAHRCEKTYTMSNGLLESKAALL from the coding sequence ATGCAAACTCTCAAGAATAATTGGGCTGTGGCTGCCCACGGGCTGGAAAAGATCGTGCCCGTTGCCGAGGGTAACTTAACTATAGTAGCGGGAGTAAGCCTGGAAATCAATAGTGGTCAATCAGTGGCTATTACGGGTGTTTCCGGCTCTGGTAAAACAACCTTACTTAGTTTGTTAGCAGGGCTGGATACACCTACAGCTGGTAAAGTAACACTGGCTGGTCAAACCATCAGCGCTATGAACGAAGATGAACGTGCACAGGTGCGGCTACAGCATGTTGGATTTGTTTTTCAGGCCTTTCACTTGCTGCCTCACCTCAACGCCCTGGAAAATGTCATGCTTCCCCTTGAGCTGGCCGGCAAACCCCATCCACGAAAGCGCAGCCTGGACATGCTGAAACGGGTAGGACTGAAGGAGCGCAGCACACACTTTCCCACACACCTTTCCGGAGGCGAACAGCAGAGGGTTGCTTTGGCCCGTGCTTTTGCCGTTGAGCCATCCATCCTCTTTGCTGATGAACCTACCGGCAACCTGGATGGCGGCAACAGTGAAGCTGTCGCTCAACTTCTTTTTTCCCTGAACCAGGAACACGACACTACCTTGGTGCTGGTAACCCACGACATGGAATTAGCTCATCGCTGTGAAAAAACATATACAATGAGCAACGGCTTGCTTGAGTCGAAAGCCGCGCTGCTATGA
- a CDS encoding ABC transporter permease has protein sequence MSLTQLILLSLRFLRRDWRQGGLGVLFGSLFIAVTATATVGFFTDRLAQAMEIEAQSLIGADLVITSPVPLDDNWKAEAEQRHLDRDVVIEFPSMVALGDVMELAALKMVSEGYPHRGELLLQNTLETEPYTSAHAPEPGTVWVERRLLERLDAKIGDMLEVGTAELQISALILQEPDRTAGGFFAMNPRVLMSTEDREKTGLIVPGSRVNYRYLHSGAPEEVHDFRQWAASELAASQRILDLDEDQPGVARALERAKEFLGLATVATVILAGIAVAMSARHYAQRHYQTSAILRCLGASQSQVGQIFLLQIFITGIAASIAGLIVGYLLHGGLLLILQSFLPEVIPAPTYASWLVGLGTGMLILAGFSFPPILQVRGISPLRVLRKELGPVPVSSWVTVSLAMLCVVILAVYHSQSAVVAIVFFASMGVLSFFCMLGALVLTTLAISWRHIMPRPLSTGIASLARHRRIAVLQAIAFAMGISAMAIVVLIRTDLVGTWQAQVPADAPNHFAINIESERLSQFQQFLQDQGIETAPVYPMINGRLQMINNIPIRQAIPDMAQGENVLRRGLNLTWTDELPDSNLLIDGKWMGAVSTPGDAALSVEESLMQRLGLEMGDRISFVIADQEVTGAITSVREVDWNTFQPNFYVILDPESMQDVMAPYMTSFFLSTGQSGVSRSLIKEFPAVTLIETSLILQQVQDIITQVSMAVEYVLVFVLLAGVVLLYATVQSSSAQRMHENALLRSFGASRRFLQRSTIGEFSLVGGIAAILSIVITEVAAWGIYTHALGIPWQPNILTWVTLMPLAVIFTTAAGLWATRTILNKSPVSLLRDGT, from the coding sequence ATGAGCTTAACTCAACTCATACTGTTAAGTCTGCGTTTTTTGCGTCGGGACTGGAGGCAGGGAGGACTTGGAGTTCTTTTCGGCTCCTTATTCATTGCCGTTACCGCCACTGCGACAGTTGGGTTCTTCACTGACCGGCTGGCGCAAGCCATGGAGATTGAAGCTCAAAGTTTAATCGGCGCTGATTTAGTGATCACCTCTCCCGTGCCTCTTGATGACAATTGGAAAGCAGAAGCAGAGCAGCGCCACCTGGACAGGGATGTTGTTATCGAATTTCCTTCTATGGTAGCTCTTGGTGACGTGATGGAACTCGCAGCGCTCAAGATGGTAAGTGAAGGGTACCCTCACCGCGGTGAGCTACTGCTTCAAAATACTCTGGAAACTGAACCTTACACCTCAGCACATGCACCGGAGCCTGGTACCGTATGGGTAGAGCGACGCTTACTGGAGCGCTTAGATGCCAAAATAGGTGATATGCTCGAGGTAGGTACTGCAGAACTTCAAATTTCAGCATTGATTTTACAGGAACCTGATAGAACGGCCGGTGGTTTTTTCGCTATGAACCCTCGTGTACTCATGAGTACGGAAGATCGTGAAAAGACTGGCTTGATAGTTCCCGGCAGTCGCGTAAATTATCGTTACCTACACTCGGGAGCGCCAGAAGAGGTGCATGACTTTCGACAGTGGGCAGCATCAGAGTTAGCTGCCAGCCAAAGGATTCTTGATCTTGATGAGGATCAACCAGGAGTAGCGCGGGCCTTGGAGCGAGCAAAAGAATTTCTTGGTCTGGCAACCGTTGCTACCGTAATACTGGCTGGTATAGCTGTAGCTATGTCTGCCCGTCATTATGCGCAGCGCCATTATCAAACCAGCGCTATTTTGCGATGCTTAGGAGCCAGTCAGTCTCAGGTCGGCCAGATATTTTTGCTGCAAATTTTCATCACAGGTATTGCAGCAAGTATAGCCGGACTGATTGTCGGGTATTTGCTGCACGGTGGACTTTTGCTCATTCTGCAAAGTTTTTTGCCAGAAGTTATACCAGCGCCGACATATGCCTCGTGGCTGGTAGGTTTGGGCACAGGCATGCTGATTCTGGCAGGATTTTCTTTTCCACCTATCCTGCAAGTCCGAGGTATAAGCCCGCTGCGGGTTTTACGTAAAGAACTTGGTCCAGTTCCTGTGAGCAGTTGGGTAACGGTATCATTAGCAATGCTTTGCGTTGTTATCCTGGCAGTATACCACAGCCAAAGCGCAGTAGTGGCGATAGTGTTTTTTGCGTCAATGGGAGTACTTTCTTTTTTTTGTATGTTAGGAGCTCTTGTCCTTACAACTTTGGCCATATCTTGGCGTCACATTATGCCAAGGCCGCTTTCCACGGGGATTGCTAGCTTGGCACGCCATCGTCGTATTGCCGTATTACAAGCCATCGCATTTGCTATGGGTATCAGTGCTATGGCAATCGTTGTCCTTATAAGAACAGACTTAGTGGGAACCTGGCAAGCTCAAGTTCCAGCTGATGCTCCTAACCATTTTGCCATTAATATAGAATCGGAGCGTTTATCTCAGTTTCAGCAATTTTTACAAGATCAAGGTATAGAGACGGCTCCTGTATATCCTATGATTAATGGTAGATTGCAAATGATTAATAACATCCCGATACGCCAGGCTATACCTGACATGGCCCAGGGGGAGAATGTCTTGCGGCGGGGTTTAAATCTTACTTGGACCGATGAGCTTCCAGACAGCAACTTATTAATAGATGGCAAGTGGATGGGAGCGGTAAGCACTCCTGGAGATGCAGCCCTCTCGGTGGAAGAAAGCCTCATGCAACGCCTGGGGCTAGAAATGGGTGATCGCATTAGCTTTGTCATAGCCGATCAGGAAGTTACTGGTGCCATTACCAGTGTGCGTGAGGTCGACTGGAACACATTTCAGCCAAATTTTTACGTCATACTTGATCCTGAATCAATGCAAGATGTTATGGCTCCGTACATGACTAGTTTCTTTTTATCTACTGGCCAGTCAGGGGTCAGTCGCTCGCTGATCAAGGAGTTTCCTGCTGTTACTCTCATAGAAACCAGCCTTATACTTCAACAGGTTCAGGACATTATCACCCAGGTAAGCATGGCTGTTGAGTATGTATTGGTGTTTGTGCTGCTTGCAGGTGTTGTGCTCCTTTATGCGACAGTCCAGTCCAGTTCAGCTCAGCGTATGCATGAAAATGCCTTATTGCGTTCCTTCGGCGCATCACGTCGGTTTTTGCAACGATCAACTATTGGGGAGTTCAGTTTAGTAGGCGGTATAGCTGCTATATTGTCTATCGTAATTACCGAAGTTGCAGCCTGGGGTATCTATACCCACGCACTTGGTATTCCATGGCAACCAAATATTCTTACATGGGTGACTCTCATGCCACTTGCTGTTATTTTCACTACTGCAGCTGGTCTGTGGGCTACCCGCACCATATTGAATAAGAGCCCAGTGTCGTTACTACGTGATGGTACATGA
- the uppS gene encoding polyprenyl diphosphate synthase → MTEAALNLPRHIGIIMDGNGRWASQRGMERIEGHAKGMEVARTIVTHLARKHIPYITLYAFSTENWNRDPAEVAFLNAALKSYLEDELPVLMKNNIRFKAIGTLSHFSPELVHRISEAENISKSNTGSTLVLAISYGGQQEIADSCKALARKLLAGQIELDDITPQSLLDNCYLPELAECDFIVRTSGEQRLSNFLTLQSAYTELYFTQTLWPDFTPEEMDVALEDYQQRHRRFGG, encoded by the coding sequence GTGACAGAGGCGGCATTAAATCTTCCGCGCCACATTGGCATCATTATGGATGGTAATGGTCGCTGGGCAAGTCAGCGTGGAATGGAACGAATAGAAGGGCACGCCAAGGGAATGGAGGTGGCGCGCACTATCGTCACACACCTGGCTCGCAAGCATATTCCTTATATTACCCTTTACGCATTCAGTACAGAAAACTGGAACCGGGATCCAGCAGAAGTGGCATTCCTCAATGCTGCACTGAAAAGCTACCTGGAAGATGAGTTGCCTGTATTGATGAAGAACAATATCCGCTTCAAGGCCATCGGAACCCTTAGTCACTTTTCTCCTGAGCTGGTTCATCGTATATCAGAAGCAGAAAATATATCTAAAAGTAATACTGGGTCAACACTGGTGCTGGCAATATCCTATGGTGGGCAACAAGAAATTGCTGATAGCTGCAAAGCCTTGGCTAGAAAGTTGTTGGCAGGCCAGATTGAACTGGATGACATTACACCACAAAGTCTTTTGGATAATTGTTATTTGCCGGAGCTTGCAGAGTGTGACTTTATTGTTCGCACAAGTGGTGAGCAGCGACTCAGTAACTTTCTCACCCTGCAGTCTGCTTACACGGAACTCTACTTTACTCAAACTCTGTGGCCTGACTTTACACCAGAAGAGATGGATGTAGCCCTTGAAGACTACCAGCAACGCCATCGTCGCTTTGGTGGATGA
- the rpe gene encoding ribulose-phosphate 3-epimerase — protein sequence MNKPVRIAPSILSADFANLGNEIHACQGADLIHIDVMDGHFVPNITIGPLVVSSVKKITQTPLDVHLMIQRPEEYLEAFATAGADILTVHIEAATHLHRVVQQIRDLGKSPGVSLNPATPLCAIEEILPELDMVLIMSVNPGFGGQKFIPASLDKIRRLRAMIEATGKEISIEVDGGVTPANIAEVYKAGADTFVAGSAVFSTSNYSLTIQQMRIECQGTQS from the coding sequence ATGAACAAACCTGTACGCATCGCACCCAGTATACTATCGGCCGACTTTGCGAATCTCGGCAACGAGATACATGCCTGTCAGGGTGCTGATCTGATTCATATTGATGTCATGGACGGCCACTTTGTCCCCAACATCACTATTGGTCCCTTGGTGGTGAGCTCTGTGAAGAAGATTACCCAAACACCACTCGATGTACATTTAATGATCCAGCGGCCAGAAGAGTATTTAGAGGCATTTGCTACAGCCGGGGCAGATATTCTTACAGTACATATTGAAGCAGCTACGCATTTGCATCGTGTCGTGCAGCAAATACGTGATTTGGGAAAATCACCCGGCGTATCATTGAATCCAGCTACACCCTTGTGTGCAATAGAGGAGATACTGCCGGAGCTTGATATGGTGCTTATTATGAGTGTCAACCCAGGGTTTGGTGGCCAAAAATTCATTCCAGCTTCATTGGACAAAATTCGTCGCTTGCGAGCCATGATCGAGGCTACTGGTAAAGAAATTTCTATTGAGGTTGATGGAGGAGTCACTCCTGCTAATATTGCTGAAGTGTATAAAGCGGGCGCTGACACTTTTGTGGCTGGAAGTGCTGTTTTTTCAACATCTAACTATAGTCTAACGATACAGCAAATGCGTATTGAATGTCAGGGGACACAATCATGA
- a CDS encoding flagellar basal body L-ring protein FlgH: MRFILLAFISFSLLGCSQKVQHTIPDISYIEDYEVEPRDNASVNGSLWTDTTPTSIYFLDRKARRTNDIITVRVVESSSASNTGNVSTSRDSSVNMGVGSIFGKDRGSINPAIDANSSNSFAGSGQLQRADSITATVSTRIVRVLNNGNMVLQGKREIMVDNEKQTLYVSGVVRPEDIDANNTVMSSALADAQIMYTGSGSLAASRKPGWGTRILNTIWPF, encoded by the coding sequence ATGCGCTTTATACTCCTTGCCTTTATATCTTTTTCTCTTTTGGGTTGTTCCCAAAAGGTCCAACACACTATTCCTGATATAAGCTACATTGAAGACTACGAGGTTGAGCCGAGAGACAATGCATCTGTCAATGGCAGCCTGTGGACTGACACAACCCCCACCAGCATATACTTCCTTGATCGTAAGGCACGTCGCACCAACGATATCATTACAGTGCGAGTAGTGGAATCTAGCTCTGCCAGCAATACCGGCAATGTAAGCACTTCTCGCGACAGCTCTGTCAACATGGGTGTAGGCTCAATATTTGGTAAAGATCGTGGATCTATAAACCCTGCAATCGATGCCAACTCGAGCAACAGCTTTGCCGGTTCAGGTCAGCTACAACGAGCTGACAGTATTACTGCTACCGTGTCAACACGAATTGTTCGGGTACTGAATAATGGCAACATGGTCCTGCAAGGGAAAAGAGAAATCATGGTGGACAATGAAAAGCAAACTCTCTACGTCAGTGGAGTTGTTCGGCCAGAAGATATTGATGCTAATAATACAGTCATGTCGTCAGCCCTGGCAGATGCTCAGATTATGTACACTGGAAGCGGCTCTCTCGCAGCCTCACGCAAGCCAGGCTGGGGCACTCGCATTCTCAATACAATATGGCCGTTCTAG